In Leopardus geoffroyi isolate Oge1 chromosome D1, O.geoffroyi_Oge1_pat1.0, whole genome shotgun sequence, a single window of DNA contains:
- the GVQW3 gene encoding protein GVQW3 — MSDRYLEQRISIKFCVKLNKSASETHHLLKEAYGDEVMSRARVFDWHKRFKEGREDVRDDARSGRPVTHRTDENIQKVKDLVCSNRRLTVRMMAEELNLDKETVRLILKENLNMRKVSAKVLSGILKDEPQPGKLDFRSDLSKETRKNSSCVRKKITSSETWTHLQCEAGGEIPLPVSHPQNHFPASQLLHASSSTSLPTRAAQDWFTPW, encoded by the coding sequence ATGAGTGACCGCTATCTAGAACAAAGGATTAGTATCAAATTTTGCGTCAAATTGAACAAGTCTGCAAGTGAGACCCACCACCTTTTAAAAGAAGCTTATGGGGATGAAGTCATGTCCAGGGCCAGAGTTTTCGACTGGCACAAAAGGTTTAAAGAAGGGCGGGAAGACGTTCGAGATGACGCCCGAAGTGGCCGTCCAGTCACCCACCGGACGGATGAAAATATTCAGAAGGTTAAGGACTTGGTTTGTTCAAACAGGCGGTTGACAGTGAGGATGATGGCCGAAGAGTTAAATTTAGATAAAGAAACTGTTAGACTCATTCTGAAAGAAAACTTGAATATGAGAAAAGTTTCTGCAAAAGTCCTCTCAGGTATTTTGAAGGATGAACCTCAGCCTGGGAAACTTGACTTTCGGTCTGATCTTTCAAAGGAAACTAGGAAAAATAGCTCGTGTGTAAGGAAAAAGATAACAAGTTCTGAAACATGGACTCATCTCCAGTGTGAAGCTGGCGGGGAGATACCTCTGCCTGTATCTCATCCCCAGAACCACTTCCCTGCCAGCCAGCTTCTGCATGCTTCATCATCAACAAGCCTTCCCACCAGAGCAGCTCAGGACTGGTTCACACCATGGTGA
- the THAP12 gene encoding 52 kDa repressor of the inhibitor of the protein kinase isoform X1, protein MPNFCAAPNCTRKSTQSDLAFFRFPRDPARCQKWVENCRRADLEDKTPDQLNKHYRLCAKHFETSMICRTSPYRTVLRDNAIPTIFDLTSHLNNPHSRHRKRIKELSEDEIRTLKQKKIDETSEQEQKHKEINNSNAQNPSAEEGGEEQDEDILPLTLEEKENKEYLKSLFEILILMGKQNIPLDGHETDGLPEGLFTPDNFQALLECRINSGEEVLRKRFETTAVNTLFCSKTQQKQMLEICESCIREETLREVRDSHFFSIITDDVVDIAGEEHLPVLVRFVDESHNLREEFVGFLPYEADAEILAVKFHTTITEKWGLNMEYCRGQAYIVSSGFSSKMKVVASRLLEKYPQAVYTLCSSCALNMWLAKSVPVVGVSVALGTIEEVCSFFHRSPQLLLELDNVISVLFQNNEEKGKELKEICHSQWTGRHDAFEILVDLLQALVLCLDGINSDTSIRWNNYIAGRAFVLCSAVTDFDFVVTIVVLKNVLSFTRAFGKNLQGQTSDVFFAASSLTAVLHSLNEVMENIEVYHEFWFEEATNLATKLDIQMKLPGKFRRAQQGNLESQLTSESYYKETLSVPTVEHIIQELKDIFSEQHLKALKCLSLVPSVMGQLKFNTSEEHHADMYRSDLPNPDTLSAELHCWRIKWKHRGKDIELPSTIYEALHLPDIKFFPNVYALLKVLCILPVMKVENERYENGRKRLKAYLRNTLTDQRSSNLALLNINFDIKHDLDLMVDTYIKLYTTKSELPTDNSETIENT, encoded by the exons ATGCCGAACTTCTGCGCTGCCCCCAACTGTACGAGGAAGAGCACGCAGTCGGACCTGGCCTTCTTCAGGTTCCCGCGGGATCCGGCCAG gTGCCAGAAGTGGGTGGAGAATTGCAGGAGAGCAGACTTAGAAGATAAAACACCTGATCAGCTAAATAAACATTATCGattatgtgccaaacactttGAGACCTCTATGATCTGCAGAACT agtccTTATAGGACAGTTCTTCGAGATAATGCAATACCAACAATATTTGATCTTACCAGTCATTTGAACAATCCACATAGTAGACACAGAAAACGAATAAAAGAATTG AGTGAAGATGAAATCAGgacactgaaacagaaaaaaa TTGATGAAACTTCTGAACaggaacaaaaacataaagaaataaacaacagcAATGCTCAGAACCCCAGTGCAGAAGAAGGGGGTGAAGAACAGGATGAAGACATTTTACCTCTAAcacttgaagagaaagaaaacaaagaatacttaaaatctttatttgaaattttaattctaatgggaaaacaaaacatcCCTCTGGATGGGCATGAAACTGATGGACTCCCAGAGGGTCTCTTTACCCCGGATAACTTTCAAGCACTCCTGGAGTGCCGGATAAATTCTGGTGAAGAGGTTCTGAGAAAGCGCTTTGAGACAACAGCAGTTAACACATTGTTCTGCTCGAAAACACAGCAGAAGCAGATGCTAGAGATCTGTGAGAGCTGCATTCGGGAGGAAACCCTCAGGGAAGTGAGAGACTCCCACTTCTTTTCCATCATCACTGACGACGTAGTGGACATAGCAGGAGAAGAGCACTTGCCTGTGCTGGTGAGGTTTGTTGATGAGTCTCATAACCTGAGAGAGGAATTTGTGGGCTTCTTGCCTTATGAAGCTGATGCAGAAATTTTGGCTGTGAAATTTCACACCACGATAACTGAGAAGTGGGGATTGAACATGGAGTATTGTCGTGGCCAGGCTTACATTGTGTCCAGTGGATTTTCTTCCAAGATGAAAGTTGTTGCTTCTAGGCTTTTAGAGAAATATCCCCAAGCTGTCTACACACTTTGCTCTTCCTGTGCCTTAAATATGTGGTTGGCAAAATCCGTGCCTGTTGTGGGAGTATCTGTTGCATTAGGAACCATTGAGGAAGTCTGTTCTTTCTTCCATCGATCTCCACAACTGCTTTTAGAGCTTGACAATGTCATTTCTGTCCTCTTTCAGAACAATGAGGAAAAGGGTAAAGAACTCAAGGAAATTTGCCATTCTCAGTGGACAGGTAGGCACGatgcttttgaaattttagtgGACCTCCTACAAGCACTTGTTTTATGTTTAGATGGTATAAATAGTGACACAAGCATTAGATGGAATAACTATATAGCTGGCCGAGCGTTTGTACTCTGTAGTGCGGTAACAGATTTTGATTTCGTCGTTACCATTGTTGTTCTTAAAAATGTTCTATCTTTTACAAGAGCCTTTGGGAAAAATCTCCAGGGGCAAACCTCCGATGTCTTCTTTGCAGCCAGTAGCTTGACTGCAGTACTGCATTCACTGAATGAAGTGATGGAAAATATCGAAGTTTATCATGAATTTTGGTTTGAAGAAGCCACAAATTTGGCGACTAAACTTGATATTCAGATGAAGCTCCCTGGGAAGTTCCGCAGAGCCCAGCAAGGTAACCTGGAATCTCAGCTAACTTCCGAGAGTTACTATAAAGAAACTCTAAGTGTCCCAACAGTGGAACACATTATTCAGGAACTGAAAGATATATTCTCAGAACAGCACCTCAAAGCTCTTAAATGCTTATCTCTGGTGCCCTCTGTCATGGGACAGCTCAAATTTAATACATCGGAGGAGCACCATGCTGACATGTACAGGAGTGACTTACCCAACCCAGACACACTCTCAGCTGAGCTGCATTGTTGGAGAATCAAGTGGAAACACAGAGGGAAAGATATAGAGCTTCCATCCACCATTTATGAAGCCCTGCATCTGCCAGACATCaagttttttcctaatgtttatgcATTGCTGAAAGTCCTATGCATTCTTCCTGTGATGAAGGTTGAGAATGAACGCTATGAAAATGGGCGAAAGCGTCTCAAAGCATACCTGAGGAACACTTTGACAGACCAAAGGTCAAGTAACTTGGCTTTGCTTaacataaattttgatataaaacATGATCTGGATTTAATGGTGGACACCTATATCAAACTCTATACAACTAAGTCAGAGCTTCCTACAGATAACTCAGAAACCATTGAAAATACCTAG
- the THAP12 gene encoding 52 kDa repressor of the inhibitor of the protein kinase isoform X2 yields MPNFCAAPNCTRKSTQSDLAFFRFPRDPARCQKWVENCRRADLEDKTPDQLNKHYRLCAKHFETSMICRTSEDEIRTLKQKKIDETSEQEQKHKEINNSNAQNPSAEEGGEEQDEDILPLTLEEKENKEYLKSLFEILILMGKQNIPLDGHETDGLPEGLFTPDNFQALLECRINSGEEVLRKRFETTAVNTLFCSKTQQKQMLEICESCIREETLREVRDSHFFSIITDDVVDIAGEEHLPVLVRFVDESHNLREEFVGFLPYEADAEILAVKFHTTITEKWGLNMEYCRGQAYIVSSGFSSKMKVVASRLLEKYPQAVYTLCSSCALNMWLAKSVPVVGVSVALGTIEEVCSFFHRSPQLLLELDNVISVLFQNNEEKGKELKEICHSQWTGRHDAFEILVDLLQALVLCLDGINSDTSIRWNNYIAGRAFVLCSAVTDFDFVVTIVVLKNVLSFTRAFGKNLQGQTSDVFFAASSLTAVLHSLNEVMENIEVYHEFWFEEATNLATKLDIQMKLPGKFRRAQQGNLESQLTSESYYKETLSVPTVEHIIQELKDIFSEQHLKALKCLSLVPSVMGQLKFNTSEEHHADMYRSDLPNPDTLSAELHCWRIKWKHRGKDIELPSTIYEALHLPDIKFFPNVYALLKVLCILPVMKVENERYENGRKRLKAYLRNTLTDQRSSNLALLNINFDIKHDLDLMVDTYIKLYTTKSELPTDNSETIENT; encoded by the exons ATGCCGAACTTCTGCGCTGCCCCCAACTGTACGAGGAAGAGCACGCAGTCGGACCTGGCCTTCTTCAGGTTCCCGCGGGATCCGGCCAG gTGCCAGAAGTGGGTGGAGAATTGCAGGAGAGCAGACTTAGAAGATAAAACACCTGATCAGCTAAATAAACATTATCGattatgtgccaaacactttGAGACCTCTATGATCTGCAGAACT AGTGAAGATGAAATCAGgacactgaaacagaaaaaaa TTGATGAAACTTCTGAACaggaacaaaaacataaagaaataaacaacagcAATGCTCAGAACCCCAGTGCAGAAGAAGGGGGTGAAGAACAGGATGAAGACATTTTACCTCTAAcacttgaagagaaagaaaacaaagaatacttaaaatctttatttgaaattttaattctaatgggaaaacaaaacatcCCTCTGGATGGGCATGAAACTGATGGACTCCCAGAGGGTCTCTTTACCCCGGATAACTTTCAAGCACTCCTGGAGTGCCGGATAAATTCTGGTGAAGAGGTTCTGAGAAAGCGCTTTGAGACAACAGCAGTTAACACATTGTTCTGCTCGAAAACACAGCAGAAGCAGATGCTAGAGATCTGTGAGAGCTGCATTCGGGAGGAAACCCTCAGGGAAGTGAGAGACTCCCACTTCTTTTCCATCATCACTGACGACGTAGTGGACATAGCAGGAGAAGAGCACTTGCCTGTGCTGGTGAGGTTTGTTGATGAGTCTCATAACCTGAGAGAGGAATTTGTGGGCTTCTTGCCTTATGAAGCTGATGCAGAAATTTTGGCTGTGAAATTTCACACCACGATAACTGAGAAGTGGGGATTGAACATGGAGTATTGTCGTGGCCAGGCTTACATTGTGTCCAGTGGATTTTCTTCCAAGATGAAAGTTGTTGCTTCTAGGCTTTTAGAGAAATATCCCCAAGCTGTCTACACACTTTGCTCTTCCTGTGCCTTAAATATGTGGTTGGCAAAATCCGTGCCTGTTGTGGGAGTATCTGTTGCATTAGGAACCATTGAGGAAGTCTGTTCTTTCTTCCATCGATCTCCACAACTGCTTTTAGAGCTTGACAATGTCATTTCTGTCCTCTTTCAGAACAATGAGGAAAAGGGTAAAGAACTCAAGGAAATTTGCCATTCTCAGTGGACAGGTAGGCACGatgcttttgaaattttagtgGACCTCCTACAAGCACTTGTTTTATGTTTAGATGGTATAAATAGTGACACAAGCATTAGATGGAATAACTATATAGCTGGCCGAGCGTTTGTACTCTGTAGTGCGGTAACAGATTTTGATTTCGTCGTTACCATTGTTGTTCTTAAAAATGTTCTATCTTTTACAAGAGCCTTTGGGAAAAATCTCCAGGGGCAAACCTCCGATGTCTTCTTTGCAGCCAGTAGCTTGACTGCAGTACTGCATTCACTGAATGAAGTGATGGAAAATATCGAAGTTTATCATGAATTTTGGTTTGAAGAAGCCACAAATTTGGCGACTAAACTTGATATTCAGATGAAGCTCCCTGGGAAGTTCCGCAGAGCCCAGCAAGGTAACCTGGAATCTCAGCTAACTTCCGAGAGTTACTATAAAGAAACTCTAAGTGTCCCAACAGTGGAACACATTATTCAGGAACTGAAAGATATATTCTCAGAACAGCACCTCAAAGCTCTTAAATGCTTATCTCTGGTGCCCTCTGTCATGGGACAGCTCAAATTTAATACATCGGAGGAGCACCATGCTGACATGTACAGGAGTGACTTACCCAACCCAGACACACTCTCAGCTGAGCTGCATTGTTGGAGAATCAAGTGGAAACACAGAGGGAAAGATATAGAGCTTCCATCCACCATTTATGAAGCCCTGCATCTGCCAGACATCaagttttttcctaatgtttatgcATTGCTGAAAGTCCTATGCATTCTTCCTGTGATGAAGGTTGAGAATGAACGCTATGAAAATGGGCGAAAGCGTCTCAAAGCATACCTGAGGAACACTTTGACAGACCAAAGGTCAAGTAACTTGGCTTTGCTTaacataaattttgatataaaacATGATCTGGATTTAATGGTGGACACCTATATCAAACTCTATACAACTAAGTCAGAGCTTCCTACAGATAACTCAGAAACCATTGAAAATACCTAG
- the THAP12 gene encoding 52 kDa repressor of the inhibitor of the protein kinase isoform X4: MPNFCAAPNCTRKSTQSDLAFFRFPRDPARCQKWVENCRRADLEDKTPDQLNKHYRLCAKHFETSMICRTSPYRTVLRDNAIPTIFDLTSHLNNPHSRHRKRIKELLMKLLNRNKNIKK; encoded by the exons ATGCCGAACTTCTGCGCTGCCCCCAACTGTACGAGGAAGAGCACGCAGTCGGACCTGGCCTTCTTCAGGTTCCCGCGGGATCCGGCCAG gTGCCAGAAGTGGGTGGAGAATTGCAGGAGAGCAGACTTAGAAGATAAAACACCTGATCAGCTAAATAAACATTATCGattatgtgccaaacactttGAGACCTCTATGATCTGCAGAACT agtccTTATAGGACAGTTCTTCGAGATAATGCAATACCAACAATATTTGATCTTACCAGTCATTTGAACAATCCACATAGTAGACACAGAAAACGAATAAAAGAATTG TTGATGAAACTTCTGAACaggaacaaaaacataaagaaataa
- the THAP12 gene encoding 52 kDa repressor of the inhibitor of the protein kinase isoform X3, translating into MGKQNIPLDGHETDGLPEGLFTPDNFQALLECRINSGEEVLRKRFETTAVNTLFCSKTQQKQMLEICESCIREETLREVRDSHFFSIITDDVVDIAGEEHLPVLVRFVDESHNLREEFVGFLPYEADAEILAVKFHTTITEKWGLNMEYCRGQAYIVSSGFSSKMKVVASRLLEKYPQAVYTLCSSCALNMWLAKSVPVVGVSVALGTIEEVCSFFHRSPQLLLELDNVISVLFQNNEEKGKELKEICHSQWTGRHDAFEILVDLLQALVLCLDGINSDTSIRWNNYIAGRAFVLCSAVTDFDFVVTIVVLKNVLSFTRAFGKNLQGQTSDVFFAASSLTAVLHSLNEVMENIEVYHEFWFEEATNLATKLDIQMKLPGKFRRAQQGNLESQLTSESYYKETLSVPTVEHIIQELKDIFSEQHLKALKCLSLVPSVMGQLKFNTSEEHHADMYRSDLPNPDTLSAELHCWRIKWKHRGKDIELPSTIYEALHLPDIKFFPNVYALLKVLCILPVMKVENERYENGRKRLKAYLRNTLTDQRSSNLALLNINFDIKHDLDLMVDTYIKLYTTKSELPTDNSETIENT; encoded by the coding sequence atgggaaaacaaaacatcCCTCTGGATGGGCATGAAACTGATGGACTCCCAGAGGGTCTCTTTACCCCGGATAACTTTCAAGCACTCCTGGAGTGCCGGATAAATTCTGGTGAAGAGGTTCTGAGAAAGCGCTTTGAGACAACAGCAGTTAACACATTGTTCTGCTCGAAAACACAGCAGAAGCAGATGCTAGAGATCTGTGAGAGCTGCATTCGGGAGGAAACCCTCAGGGAAGTGAGAGACTCCCACTTCTTTTCCATCATCACTGACGACGTAGTGGACATAGCAGGAGAAGAGCACTTGCCTGTGCTGGTGAGGTTTGTTGATGAGTCTCATAACCTGAGAGAGGAATTTGTGGGCTTCTTGCCTTATGAAGCTGATGCAGAAATTTTGGCTGTGAAATTTCACACCACGATAACTGAGAAGTGGGGATTGAACATGGAGTATTGTCGTGGCCAGGCTTACATTGTGTCCAGTGGATTTTCTTCCAAGATGAAAGTTGTTGCTTCTAGGCTTTTAGAGAAATATCCCCAAGCTGTCTACACACTTTGCTCTTCCTGTGCCTTAAATATGTGGTTGGCAAAATCCGTGCCTGTTGTGGGAGTATCTGTTGCATTAGGAACCATTGAGGAAGTCTGTTCTTTCTTCCATCGATCTCCACAACTGCTTTTAGAGCTTGACAATGTCATTTCTGTCCTCTTTCAGAACAATGAGGAAAAGGGTAAAGAACTCAAGGAAATTTGCCATTCTCAGTGGACAGGTAGGCACGatgcttttgaaattttagtgGACCTCCTACAAGCACTTGTTTTATGTTTAGATGGTATAAATAGTGACACAAGCATTAGATGGAATAACTATATAGCTGGCCGAGCGTTTGTACTCTGTAGTGCGGTAACAGATTTTGATTTCGTCGTTACCATTGTTGTTCTTAAAAATGTTCTATCTTTTACAAGAGCCTTTGGGAAAAATCTCCAGGGGCAAACCTCCGATGTCTTCTTTGCAGCCAGTAGCTTGACTGCAGTACTGCATTCACTGAATGAAGTGATGGAAAATATCGAAGTTTATCATGAATTTTGGTTTGAAGAAGCCACAAATTTGGCGACTAAACTTGATATTCAGATGAAGCTCCCTGGGAAGTTCCGCAGAGCCCAGCAAGGTAACCTGGAATCTCAGCTAACTTCCGAGAGTTACTATAAAGAAACTCTAAGTGTCCCAACAGTGGAACACATTATTCAGGAACTGAAAGATATATTCTCAGAACAGCACCTCAAAGCTCTTAAATGCTTATCTCTGGTGCCCTCTGTCATGGGACAGCTCAAATTTAATACATCGGAGGAGCACCATGCTGACATGTACAGGAGTGACTTACCCAACCCAGACACACTCTCAGCTGAGCTGCATTGTTGGAGAATCAAGTGGAAACACAGAGGGAAAGATATAGAGCTTCCATCCACCATTTATGAAGCCCTGCATCTGCCAGACATCaagttttttcctaatgtttatgcATTGCTGAAAGTCCTATGCATTCTTCCTGTGATGAAGGTTGAGAATGAACGCTATGAAAATGGGCGAAAGCGTCTCAAAGCATACCTGAGGAACACTTTGACAGACCAAAGGTCAAGTAACTTGGCTTTGCTTaacataaattttgatataaaacATGATCTGGATTTAATGGTGGACACCTATATCAAACTCTATACAACTAAGTCAGAGCTTCCTACAGATAACTCAGAAACCATTGAAAATACCTAG